One genomic segment of Impatiens glandulifera chromosome 6, dImpGla2.1, whole genome shotgun sequence includes these proteins:
- the LOC124941864 gene encoding inositol-tetrakisphosphate 1-kinase 1-like translates to MAEPVRRRFSIGYALAPKKKQSFIQDSLVNLAKEKGVDLIQIDKKKPLADQGPFDCVLHKLTGDEWLRQLDDYSLKSPNALIIDSPEAIERLHNRISMLEVVTELKVESEEGVSFGIPKQSLIYDYDTLLDPNAWGNGLTFPVIAKPLVADGSAKSHKMSLVFNREGLSKLKPPIVLQEFVNHGGVIFKVYVVGDYVKCVRRKSLPDVLEEKMASLGNYLSFSQVSNLATHERNEHKFIETIDLEHAEMPPLRFITDIARGLRQAMKLHLFNFDVIRDTSIGNRYLVIDINYFPGYAKMPSYESVLSDFFWEVLTKKEEKEVMNTNIGTSECCGDDNAGDLVLVSKENSFQV, encoded by the coding sequence ATGGCGGAACCTGTAAGGAGGAGATTCTCTATTGGATATGCACTCGCACCGAAGAAGAAGCAAAGTTTCATTCAAGATTCACTTGTGAATCTTGCTAAGGAGAAAGGAGTCGATCTAATTCAGATCGATAAGAAGAAGCCATTAGCAGATCAAGGACCGTTCGATTGTGTTCTTCATAAACTAACTGGAGACGAATGGTTACGGCAGTTGGATGATTATTCGTTAAAGAGCCCTAACGCATTGATTATTGATTCGCCTGAAGCTATTGAGAGGTTACATAATCGGATTTCAATGCTGGAGGTTGTTACGGAATTGAAAGTTGAGTCTGAAGAAGGTGTTTCGTTTGGAATACCTAAACAGAGTTTGATTTACGATTATGATACTCTGTTGGATCCAAATGCATGGGGGAATGGATTGACGTTTCCTGTAATTGCTAAACCTTTGGTTGCTGATGGAAGTGCAAAATCTCATAAAATGTCGCTGGTGTTTAACAGGGAGGGTTTGAGTAAGTTGAAACCACCGATTGTGTTGCAGGAATTTGTTAATCATGGTGGTGTTATATTTAAGGTTTATGTTGTTGGTGATTATGTAAAATGTGTGAGGAGGAAATCATTGCCGGATGTATTGGAGGAGAAAATGGCTAGTTTGGGGAATTACTTATCGTTTTCACAGGTATCAAATCTTGCTACTCATGAAAGAAACGAGCATAAATTTATAGAAACGATTGATTTGGAACATGCTGAAATGCCTCCATTGAGATTTATTACTGATATTGCTCGTGGATTGAGACAAGCTATGAAACTTCATCTCTTTAACTTTGATGTGATTAGGGATACTAGTATTGGTAATAGGTATCTTGTAATTGATATAAATTACTTCCCTGGTTATGCAAAGATGCCATCTTATGAATCAGTGTTATCAGATTTCTTTTGGGAAGTTTTAACTAAGAAAGAGGAGAAGGAAGTGATGAATACAAATATTGGAACTAGTGAATGCTGTGGGGATGATAATGCTGGTGATCTTGTTCTTGTATCAAAGGAGAATTCGTTTCAGGTCTGA
- the LOC124942726 gene encoding uncharacterized protein LOC124942726, whose protein sequence is MIVFKYDCQFSTPLHTLHLHKLAMKSVLLRTGSVPIFHHHHSPSPVSPRVSLSLQSTEINRRSIIRSSSDSDMIRSQINGLPRPASLGSMFVPAGIPEDETNSFEDEVSISVIGSLSTLDKLCLNRSMSENPVEEVSFGGGGGDDEWRFTGTFTGGNSDRSKIGEYYQEMLKTDPMNPLLLRNYGKFLHEVEGNMKKAGEYYERAIVANPGDGEVLSMYAKLIWQFERDEDRSKLYFDQAVLASPDDCMVLGSYAHFMWEADEEDDDEEIEMGEGSKNSMVVVKAF, encoded by the exons ATGATCGTCTTTAAATATGATTGCCAATTCTCCACTCCACTTCATACTCTGCATCTCCACAAACTAGCTATGAAATCAGTTCTCCTTCGAACTGGATCCGTTCCAATCTTCCACCATCACCATTCTCCCTCTCCCGTCTCTCCTAGAGTATCTCTCTCCCTTCAATCGACAGAGATCAATCGCAGGTCAATTATCCGATCTTCATCGGATTCAGACATGATCCGATCACAAATCAATGGATTACCGAGGCCGGCAAGTCTAGGATCAATGTTCGTTCCCGCCGGAATACCGGAAGATGAAACGAATTCATTCGAAGATGAAGTTAGTATATCTGTCATCGGATCGTTGTCGACTTTAGATAAACTATGTTTAAATCGGTCGATGAGTGAAAATCCAGTGGAGGAAGTGAGTTTCGGCGGTGGTGGAGGCGATGACGAGTGGCGATTTACTGGTACATTTACGGGAGGAAATTCAGATCGAAGTAAGATTGGTGAATATTATCAGGAAATGTTGAAAACAGATCCGATGAATCCGTTATTGCTTAGAAACTATGGAAAGTTTCTTCATGAG GTTGAAGGAAATATGAAGAAAGCGGGGGAGTATTATGAAAGAGCTATAGTAGCGAATCCAGGGGATGGAGAAGTTTTATCAATGTATGCTAAATTGATATGGCAATTTGAGAGAGATGAAGATAGAAGTAAATTGTATTTTGATCAAGCTGTTCTTGCTTCTCCTGATGATTG TATGGTGTTGGGATCTTATGCACACTTTATGTGGGAagctgatgaagaagatgatgatgaagaaattgaaatggGTGAAGGTAGTAAGAATTCAATGGTTGTTGTTAAAGcattttag
- the LOC124942945 gene encoding transcription factor MYB20-like, whose amino-acid sequence MGRSPCCDEIGLKKGPWSEEEDAILVNYIEKNGHASWRALPKHAGLNRCGKSCRLRWNNYLRPDIKRGNFSDEEEQLIIKLHSLLGNKWSRIATHLPGRTDNEIKNYWNTHLGKKLLKMGIDPKTHEPLPPKVNFLEDLNRMLHVQNFTNLMKLLGQDNGFMPQANLSLAHLANAKLMQTIMPYQVMNGNNLLCDLKSSSYFEGGNLYNTISQPSLQLPNLDHNTPFFYNSSVDPSTKSDVGYAQHDNIQIPMPHNENSLPPLVETSMDQTGNNQLPFDYFPLDNVWSYSEFDKLCNKEIIFP is encoded by the exons ATGGGAAGATCCCCATGTTGTGATGAGATTGGTTTGAAGAAAGGGCCATGgtcagaagaagaagatgcaaTACTTGTGAATTACATCGAGAAGAACGGCCATGCCAGTTGGAGGGCACTTCCGAAACATGCAGGCCTCAACAGGTGCGGAAAGAGTTGCAGATTACGATGGAATAACTATCTTCGTCCAGACATCAAAAGAGGGAATTTCTCCGATGAAGAGGAACAACTCATCATCAAACTCCACTCCCTTCTTGGAAACAA ATGGTCGAGGATCGCCACCCATCTTCCAGGACGAACTGATAACGAGATAAAAAACTACTGGAACACACACCTCGGAAAGAAGCTTCTCAAAATGGGTATTGATCCGAAGACCCACGAGCCACTACCACCAAAAGTCAATTTCCTTGAAGACCTTAACAGAATGCTACACGTTCAAAACTTTACCAACCTAATGAAGTTATTGGGTCAAGACAATGGTTTTATGCCACAAGCTAACTTGTCATTAGCTCATCTAGCAAACGCAAAACTTATGCAAACCATAATGCCCTACCAAGTTATGAATGGGAATAATCTTTTGTGTGACCTAAAGAGTAGTTCATATTTTGAAGGAGGAAATCTCTACAATACGATTTCGCAACCTAGCCTTCAACTCCCCAATTTGGACCATAACACTCCGTTTTTCTACAACTCATCCGTCGACCCTTCAACAAAATCAGATGTCGGATATGCTCAACACGACAATATCCAAATTCCGATGCCTCACAATGAAAATTCACTGCCACCGTTAGTTGAAACCTCAATGGATCAAACGGGGAACAACCAATTACCATTCGACTATTTTCCTTTAGACAATGTTTGGTCTTATTCGGAGTTCGACAAGTTATGTaacaaagaaataatatttCCCTAG